The Streptomyces sp. HUAS CB01 genome has a segment encoding these proteins:
- a CDS encoding hemolysin family protein, producing MTTLQLLIGAFTLVTNAFFVGAEFALISVRRSQIEPAAVKGNRRARTTLWGIEHLSAMMATAQLGITVSSLVLGAVAEPAIAHLLEPPFHAIGVPEALIHPIAFVIALTLATYLHMLVGEMVPKNIALAAPAPTALLLGPPLVALTRALRPVVFGINAFANTLLRLLRVEPKDEVASVFTDDELARLVKDSSEAGLLEPEDGERLQDALELGTRPVGEVMVPLNKMLTVDAGITPQGLERASVAHRFSRLPVVAEGGAILGYLHIKDALGVAERTKPFPRTALHPIIKVAIDTPLDDTMTAMRGAGTHLAAVTGTKGTVIGFVTMEDVLEELVGPAPDAVG from the coding sequence ATGACCACCCTGCAACTGCTGATCGGTGCGTTCACGCTCGTCACCAACGCCTTCTTCGTCGGCGCCGAGTTCGCCCTGATCTCCGTGCGCCGCAGCCAGATCGAGCCCGCCGCGGTCAAGGGCAACCGCCGTGCCCGGACCACCCTCTGGGGCATCGAGCACCTGTCCGCGATGATGGCCACGGCCCAGCTCGGCATCACCGTGTCGTCGCTGGTGCTCGGCGCCGTCGCCGAACCGGCCATCGCCCATCTGCTGGAGCCTCCGTTCCACGCCATCGGCGTGCCCGAGGCGCTGATCCACCCGATCGCGTTCGTCATCGCGCTGACCCTGGCGACGTATCTCCACATGCTCGTCGGCGAGATGGTCCCCAAGAACATCGCCCTCGCCGCCCCGGCGCCGACGGCGCTCCTCCTCGGCCCCCCGCTGGTGGCGCTGACCCGGGCGCTGCGGCCGGTGGTCTTCGGCATCAACGCCTTCGCCAACACCCTGCTCCGGCTCCTGCGGGTCGAGCCGAAGGACGAGGTGGCCTCGGTCTTCACCGACGACGAGCTGGCCCGTCTGGTCAAGGACTCCAGCGAGGCCGGGCTCCTCGAACCGGAGGACGGCGAGCGACTCCAGGACGCGCTGGAACTGGGCACCCGGCCGGTCGGCGAGGTGATGGTGCCGCTCAACAAGATGCTCACCGTCGACGCCGGCATCACCCCCCAGGGCCTGGAACGGGCGTCCGTCGCCCACCGGTTCTCCCGCCTCCCGGTGGTCGCGGAGGGCGGCGCGATCCTGGGCTACCTGCACATCAAGGACGCCCTGGGCGTCGCGGAGCGCACGAAGCCCTTCCCGCGCACAGCACTTCACCCGATCATCAAGGTGGCCATCGACACCCCCCTCGACGACACCATGACCGCCATGCGGGGCGCCGGTACCCACCTCGCCGCGGTCACCGGCACCAAGGGCACGGTCATCGGCTTCGTCACCATGGAGGACGTGCTGGAGGAACTGGTGGGCCCGGCACCCGACGCGGTCGGCTGA
- a CDS encoding LysE family translocator produces the protein MVSVDRMLAFAAMSLLVIVIPGPSVLFVIGRALAHGRRTAVATALGNVVGSYVLVVAVALGIGSLVETSATVFLVVKFAGAAYLVHLGVQAFRHRGELRASAIAAGAEDGGPAEGSDGAGQGHAPAGRARGDLRTLVDGAVVGVTNPKGIVFFAAVLPQFVDHSQGGVTAQMLVLGLVPITIGLVTDTLWGLGAAAARNWFARSERRLSLVGGAGGVAMIGLGVTVAATGRSD, from the coding sequence ATGGTGTCGGTGGACAGGATGCTCGCCTTCGCGGCCATGTCGCTGCTGGTGATCGTGATCCCCGGGCCGAGCGTGCTGTTCGTGATCGGACGCGCGCTGGCGCACGGGCGCCGTACCGCCGTGGCGACGGCGCTGGGCAACGTCGTCGGGTCGTACGTCCTCGTCGTGGCGGTCGCGCTGGGGATCGGCTCGCTGGTCGAGACGTCGGCGACGGTGTTCCTGGTGGTGAAGTTCGCCGGCGCGGCCTATCTCGTCCATCTCGGCGTGCAGGCCTTCCGGCACCGCGGGGAGCTGCGGGCCTCGGCGATCGCGGCCGGAGCGGAAGACGGCGGACCGGCGGAGGGCTCCGATGGGGCGGGGCAGGGACATGCGCCGGCCGGCAGGGCGCGTGGTGATCTCCGGACGCTGGTGGACGGCGCGGTCGTCGGGGTCACGAATCCCAAGGGCATCGTCTTCTTCGCCGCCGTGCTCCCCCAGTTCGTGGACCACTCGCAGGGCGGGGTGACGGCGCAGATGCTGGTGCTCGGGCTGGTCCCGATCACGATCGGGCTGGTCACCGACACTCTGTGGGGGCTCGGCGCGGCGGCGGCCCGCAACTGGTTCGCCCGTTCGGAGCGCCGGCTGTCGCTGGTCGGCGGCGCCGGCGGCGTCGCCATGATCGGGCTCGGGGTGACAGTGGCGGCGACCGGCCGCTCGGACTGA
- the lysA gene encoding diaminopimelate decarboxylase, which yields MSAVPVDRAVPPPGGGPGPAAASAPPSVWPGSALPAPGGDVTVAGVSLAGLAERYGTPTYVLDEDEVRARARAWRRALPDAEIVYAAKAFLCRAVVDWIEEEGLGLDVCSAGELELAAARGFPPERIVLHGNAKSPDDLRTALRLGVGRIVIDSESEVAGLAARVEGPGPQQVMIRVLPGIDAGGHRKIRTGAEGQKFGLSIAEGDAEDAVSRILGQSRLELVGLHCHLGSQITTPEPYARAVRRLVAFLARIRDRYGIALRELDLGGGFAVAYRPGDPAPAPVAYARRIDGELLRACHEFDVPVPRLTLEPGRSIVAPAGVALYRVLSVKRSAGRVFVAVDGGMSDNPRPALYGARYAVRLVGRATQAPTREATVVGRHCEAGDVLAEAAELPGDVRPGDVLAVPASGAYHVSMASGYNATGRPPVVAVAGEGRSRLLVRRESVEDLLRRDVGL from the coding sequence ATGAGCGCAGTACCCGTCGACCGTGCCGTACCCCCGCCCGGCGGCGGGCCGGGCCCCGCCGCGGCGTCCGCGCCCCCGTCCGTCTGGCCCGGGTCCGCCCTCCCCGCCCCCGGTGGTGACGTCACGGTGGCCGGGGTGTCCCTGGCCGGCCTCGCGGAGAGGTACGGGACGCCCACGTACGTCCTCGACGAGGACGAAGTCCGGGCCAGGGCGCGTGCCTGGCGCCGTGCGCTGCCCGACGCCGAGATCGTCTACGCCGCGAAGGCGTTCCTGTGCCGGGCCGTCGTCGACTGGATCGAGGAGGAAGGGCTCGGGCTCGACGTCTGCTCGGCGGGTGAGCTCGAACTCGCCGCGGCCCGGGGCTTCCCGCCGGAACGGATCGTCCTGCACGGCAACGCCAAGTCGCCGGACGATCTGCGCACCGCGCTGCGGCTCGGCGTCGGCCGGATCGTCATCGACTCGGAGAGCGAGGTCGCCGGCCTCGCGGCGCGGGTGGAGGGGCCCGGACCGCAGCAGGTGATGATCCGGGTGCTGCCGGGCATCGACGCCGGCGGCCACCGCAAGATCCGGACGGGTGCCGAGGGCCAGAAGTTCGGGCTTTCGATCGCGGAGGGCGACGCGGAGGACGCCGTCTCCCGGATCCTCGGTCAGTCCCGCCTGGAACTCGTGGGCCTCCACTGCCACTTGGGCTCGCAGATCACCACGCCCGAGCCGTACGCGAGGGCGGTGCGCAGGTTGGTGGCGTTCCTGGCCCGAATCCGCGACCGGTACGGGATCGCCCTGCGCGAGCTGGACCTGGGCGGCGGTTTCGCGGTGGCGTACCGGCCGGGCGACCCGGCGCCCGCGCCGGTCGCCTACGCCCGCCGCATCGACGGCGAACTGCTGCGGGCCTGCCACGAGTTCGACGTACCGGTGCCGCGACTGACTCTCGAACCCGGCCGCTCGATCGTCGCACCGGCGGGCGTGGCCCTCTACCGGGTGCTGTCGGTGAAACGGTCCGCCGGGCGGGTCTTCGTCGCGGTCGACGGCGGCATGAGCGACAACCCGAGGCCCGCGCTGTACGGGGCCCGGTACGCGGTGCGGCTCGTCGGCCGGGCGACGCAGGCCCCGACGCGGGAGGCGACCGTCGTCGGACGGCACTGCGAGGCGGGCGACGTGCTCGCGGAGGCGGCGGAGCTGCCCGGGGACGTACGGCCGGGCGACGTCCTCGCGGTACCGGCGTCCGGGGCGTACCACGTGTCGATGGCGTCCGGCTACAACGCGACCGGGCGTCCCCCGGTGGTGGCGGTGGCAGGTGAGGGCCGCTCGCGGCTCCTGGTACGGCGTGAGAGCGTCGAGGACCTGCTGCGGCGGGACGTGGGGCTCTGA
- a CDS encoding SAV_915 family protein: MDHLVVEDADPDEPRPAGPLFVPVRLGSAGGRQLCYMRTPLGVRTAVGFTSERRLTGVLGAQQTWIRLAEPALRALSEPLGVTTVTVDPQLTAPAPVPASRPTAPAAHGPAACARVARPWDPDAAGALRVTGAAPVVRPAGSAVGTLLGRTPEV; the protein is encoded by the coding sequence ATGGACCATCTCGTCGTCGAGGACGCGGACCCCGACGAACCCCGGCCGGCAGGGCCGCTGTTCGTACCCGTTCGGCTCGGCTCTGCCGGGGGACGCCAGTTGTGCTACATGCGCACGCCGCTCGGCGTGCGCACCGCCGTGGGTTTCACCAGCGAACGGCGCCTGACCGGCGTCCTCGGTGCGCAGCAGACGTGGATCAGGCTCGCGGAGCCGGCGCTGCGGGCGCTCTCGGAGCCGCTGGGCGTGACCACGGTGACCGTTGACCCGCAGCTCACCGCCCCGGCCCCGGTTCCCGCGTCGCGGCCGACGGCCCCGGCCGCGCACGGCCCGGCCGCATGCGCACGCGTCGCCCGGCCCTGGGACCCGGACGCCGCCGGGGCGTTGCGGGTGACCGGCGCCGCACCCGTCGTGCGGCCCGCCGGCTCGGCCGTCGGCACGCTCCTCGGCCGAACCCCGGAGGTGTGA
- a CDS encoding helix-turn-helix transcriptional regulator: MTSASSATPAADAVEIRAALLRLRRSTGLQMAFGGLLQEPLRMRIAELNGAVTGALRGLAIRSGSGLGGKAIALSRPCAVTDYREARHISHEYDVPVAAEGLRSVLAVPVVVRRRVRGVLYGALRQPLALGDRTLDAAVAAARDVEQNLVVRDEVERLVAAERAPEPEGRARVREEVRDIHAELRALAPGVADPGLREQLLSLCDRLTAAAGPGSAVGDAGIALAPRELDVLACVATGSTNAAAAERLGLRPETVKAYLRSAMRRLGTHNRLEAVVAARRAGLLP, from the coding sequence ATGACATCAGCGAGCTCGGCCACGCCGGCGGCGGACGCGGTGGAGATACGGGCCGCTCTGCTGCGGCTCCGCCGTTCCACCGGTCTGCAGATGGCCTTCGGCGGGCTGCTCCAGGAGCCGCTCAGGATGCGGATAGCGGAGCTGAACGGCGCGGTGACCGGAGCGCTGCGCGGGCTGGCGATCCGGTCCGGCAGCGGTCTCGGCGGCAAGGCCATCGCCCTCTCCCGCCCGTGCGCCGTCACGGACTACCGCGAGGCCCGGCACATCAGCCACGAGTACGACGTACCCGTGGCGGCCGAGGGACTGCGCTCGGTGCTCGCCGTACCCGTGGTCGTACGCCGCAGGGTGCGCGGCGTGCTGTACGGGGCGCTGCGGCAGCCGCTCGCCCTCGGCGACCGCACGCTGGACGCGGCGGTCGCGGCCGCGCGGGACGTGGAGCAGAACCTGGTCGTGCGCGACGAGGTCGAACGGCTGGTGGCGGCGGAGCGTGCGCCGGAACCCGAAGGGCGCGCCCGGGTGCGGGAGGAGGTGCGCGATATCCACGCGGAGCTCCGTGCGCTCGCTCCGGGGGTCGCGGACCCCGGACTCCGTGAACAGTTGCTCTCCCTGTGCGACCGGCTCACCGCCGCGGCCGGACCGGGGTCCGCGGTGGGCGACGCGGGCATCGCCCTGGCGCCGCGCGAGCTGGATGTGCTTGCCTGCGTGGCGACGGGTTCCACGAACGCGGCCGCCGCCGAACGTCTCGGTCTGCGCCCGGAGACGGTCAAGGCCTATCTCCGGTCGGCGATGCGGAGGCTGGGCACGCACAACCGCCTGGAGGCGGTGGTGGCGGCGCGGCGCGCGGGCCTGCTGCCCTGA
- a CDS encoding magnesium and cobalt transport protein CorA, with the protein MPRRARSAPASKRQSWRRRVPPTASPPRPPEPAAPAPSEWAREEQEGRSVVQAALYRDGRRVSSPSSLAETFRLLREDPDGMAWIGLHRPTEVELRALAEEFDLHELAVEDAMEAHQRPKLERYGETLFVVLRAARYLDALEEVDFGELHVFVGPDFVITVRHGAAPDLSAVRRRMEADPELLALGPEAVLYAILDAVVDGYAPVVAGVQNDIDEIETEVFGGDPAVSRRIYELSREMVEFQRATRPLVGMLHGLMAGFAKYGTDEELQRYLRDVADHVTHISERVDGFRQALADILTVNATLVTQEQNAEMRALAEAGFEQNEEIKKISAWAAILFAPTLVGTIYGMNFDAMPELNWNYGYPFAILLMAAVCTSLYFIFKRRGWL; encoded by the coding sequence ATGCCCCGACGAGCCCGTTCCGCCCCGGCCTCGAAGCGGCAGTCGTGGCGCCGCCGGGTCCCCCCCACCGCGTCCCCGCCCAGGCCGCCCGAGCCCGCGGCGCCGGCGCCGTCCGAGTGGGCACGCGAGGAGCAGGAAGGGCGCAGCGTCGTCCAGGCCGCTCTCTACCGCGACGGGCGCCGGGTGTCGTCGCCGTCGTCGCTCGCCGAGACCTTCCGGCTGCTGCGGGAGGACCCGGACGGCATGGCCTGGATCGGCCTGCACCGGCCGACCGAGGTGGAACTGCGGGCGCTGGCGGAGGAGTTCGACCTGCACGAACTGGCCGTCGAAGACGCCATGGAGGCCCATCAGCGCCCCAAGCTGGAGCGGTACGGGGAGACCCTCTTCGTCGTCCTGCGCGCCGCCCGCTACCTCGACGCCCTGGAGGAGGTCGACTTCGGCGAGCTGCACGTCTTCGTGGGCCCGGACTTCGTGATCACGGTCCGCCACGGGGCGGCGCCGGACCTCTCGGCGGTCCGCCGCCGCATGGAGGCGGACCCCGAACTGCTCGCCCTCGGCCCCGAGGCGGTGCTCTACGCGATCCTCGACGCGGTCGTGGACGGGTACGCGCCCGTCGTCGCCGGTGTGCAGAACGACATCGACGAGATCGAGACGGAGGTGTTCGGCGGCGATCCCGCGGTGTCCCGCCGCATCTACGAACTCTCCCGCGAGATGGTCGAGTTCCAGCGTGCGACCCGGCCGCTGGTCGGCATGCTGCACGGTCTGATGGCGGGCTTCGCCAAGTACGGCACGGACGAGGAGCTCCAGCGCTACCTCCGCGACGTCGCCGACCACGTCACGCACATCAGCGAGCGCGTGGACGGGTTCCGCCAGGCGCTGGCGGACATCCTGACGGTCAACGCGACCCTGGTGACGCAGGAGCAGAACGCGGAGATGCGGGCGCTGGCGGAGGCGGGCTTCGAGCAGAACGAGGAGATCAAGAAGATCTCCGCGTGGGCGGCCATTCTCTTTGCACCCACTCTGGTGGGAACGATCTACGGCATGAACTTCGACGCGATGCCGGAGCTGAACTGGAACTACGGCTACCCCTTCGCGATTCTGCTGATGGCGGCGGTGTGCACGAGTCTGTACTTCATCTTCAAGCGGCGGGGCTGGCTGTAG
- a CDS encoding M56 family metallopeptidase: MGVFVFLPLVLPLTAWPIARLAEQHLHPRTATRLLAGVSALMALCSTLCLALIMVVGTAQLPGNPLPDTWSDPEVREAVPYDEVVGKAAIPALIAVAAAAVRTVWRHHRVRRRAARALEGLPASPVAVLPDDSPYAYALPGGRGAARGRIVVSTGMLARLDSRERRALFAHERAHLVAGHHRHLLAARLAARANPFLRPLHTAVVYCAERWADEEAAGAIGDRRVMARAVGKAALVTGGSPFPVPAGFASGPVPRRVAALLGPVPPARTWPPAYTAAGAALWTAAAGAAVSALSSANSAVALFLVLKAATPL, encoded by the coding sequence CATCTGCATCCCCGTACGGCCACGCGTCTGCTGGCCGGGGTCAGCGCCTTGATGGCCCTGTGCAGCACCCTCTGCCTCGCGCTCATCATGGTGGTGGGAACAGCGCAACTGCCGGGCAACCCGCTGCCGGACACCTGGTCCGACCCCGAGGTGCGTGAGGCGGTTCCGTACGACGAGGTCGTCGGCAAGGCGGCGATCCCCGCACTGATCGCCGTGGCCGCGGCCGCGGTCCGTACGGTGTGGCGGCACCACCGCGTGCGGCGCCGGGCGGCACGCGCCCTGGAGGGACTGCCGGCGTCGCCCGTCGCGGTGCTGCCCGACGACTCGCCGTACGCCTACGCCCTGCCCGGCGGCCGGGGGGCGGCGCGGGGCCGGATCGTGGTGTCCACCGGCATGCTGGCCCGCCTCGACTCGCGTGAGCGCCGCGCCCTGTTCGCGCACGAGCGCGCGCATCTGGTCGCGGGGCATCACCGCCACCTCCTCGCGGCCCGGCTGGCGGCCCGCGCGAACCCGTTCCTGCGGCCCCTGCACACCGCCGTGGTCTACTGCGCGGAACGCTGGGCGGACGAGGAGGCCGCCGGGGCGATCGGCGACCGGCGCGTGATGGCCCGGGCGGTGGGCAAGGCGGCCCTGGTCACCGGGGGCAGCCCGTTCCCGGTGCCGGCCGGTTTCGCCTCGGGGCCGGTGCCACGGCGCGTCGCCGCTCTGCTGGGACCCGTTCCGCCCGCCCGGACCTGGCCGCCCGCCTACACCGCGGCGGGCGCGGCGCTCTGGACGGCCGCGGCGGGGGCCGCGGTGTCCGCGCTGTCGTCGGCGAACTCGGCCGTGGCGCTGTTCCTGGTGCTCAAGGCGGCGACTCCGCTGTAG
- a CDS encoding sporulation protein — MVFKRLFGSLGVGGPAVDTVLTPGAVAPGGSLTGEVRLEGGDAAHDIEHITLEFVARVEAEGDHGEHEGDVAFERFTVGGGFRLDRGARHVVPFAMTVPWETPVTELHGQALGVVLGVRTELGVAGARDKGDLDLLAVRPLPVQEAVLEAFGQLGFGFRSADIVYGHLGGALPFHQEIELTPPPQHARAVDEVEVTFLAGPGGMEVVLRADGRGGLFAGGHDAVGRFTVAHEEAGHADWNARVGTWLHYLLEHRSSPVAHGSHGGHASHDLFHGTGHEGGHGDHHGGHHHHGPGTGAAVAAGAAGLAVGVGAGIVGAEIVDEIGDAFEEDGAGSDGDEG, encoded by the coding sequence ATGGTGTTCAAACGACTGTTCGGCTCGCTCGGCGTCGGAGGCCCGGCTGTGGACACGGTCCTCACCCCCGGAGCCGTCGCGCCGGGCGGCAGCCTCACCGGCGAGGTCCGCCTCGAGGGCGGGGACGCCGCCCACGACATCGAGCACATCACCCTGGAGTTCGTCGCCCGTGTGGAAGCGGAGGGTGACCACGGGGAGCACGAGGGAGACGTCGCCTTCGAGCGGTTCACGGTGGGTGGCGGCTTCCGGCTCGACCGGGGCGCACGGCACGTCGTCCCCTTCGCGATGACCGTGCCCTGGGAGACGCCGGTGACCGAACTGCACGGCCAGGCCCTCGGCGTCGTGCTGGGCGTGCGTACCGAACTGGGCGTGGCCGGCGCCCGGGACAAGGGCGATCTGGACCTGCTGGCCGTACGTCCGCTCCCGGTGCAGGAAGCGGTCCTGGAGGCGTTCGGGCAGCTCGGCTTCGGCTTCCGGTCCGCCGACATCGTGTACGGGCACCTCGGCGGCGCCCTGCCCTTCCACCAGGAGATCGAGCTCACCCCTCCCCCGCAGCACGCCCGTGCGGTCGACGAGGTCGAGGTCACGTTCCTCGCCGGCCCCGGCGGCATGGAGGTGGTCCTCCGGGCCGACGGGCGCGGCGGGCTGTTCGCGGGGGGCCACGACGCGGTCGGCCGCTTCACCGTCGCCCACGAGGAGGCCGGCCACGCGGACTGGAACGCCAGGGTCGGCACCTGGCTGCACTATCTGCTGGAGCACCGCTCCTCCCCCGTCGCGCACGGGTCGCACGGCGGCCACGCCTCGCACGACCTGTTCCACGGGACGGGCCACGAGGGCGGTCACGGCGACCACCACGGCGGGCACCACCACCACGGCCCCGGTACGGGCGCCGCCGTGGCCGCCGGTGCGGCCGGTCTCGCCGTCGGCGTGGGCGCGGGCATCGTCGGCGCGGAGATCGTGGACGAGATCGGCGACGCCTTCGAGGAGGACGGGGCCGGAAGCGACGGCGACGAGGGCTGA
- a CDS encoding winged helix DNA-binding domain-containing protein produces MAPKTPPVLGPRALGRATLARQLLLRRDPGNRMTAEAAVEHLIGLQAQNVRPPYHALAARLHGFRPQELSGPMESRAVARMVTMRSTIHTHSAHDCLTLRSFAQPGGPERELRMFTKRLDGIDPDRLAAVGRELLEERPRPVGELRAALLERWPDADPLALTTAVRCMLPLVQTTPRGLWGRSGQVTLTTAEKWFGRPVGPAPEPEAVVRRYLAAFGPASVKDMQAWSGLTRLKGAFERLRPELVTFQDDKGVELFDLPEAPRPDPDTPAPPRLLPEFDNLLLSHGDRSRFVPHAFKDRTWKGNQAHCVLLVDGRVAGIWRTEERKGSGGRTTVRGGEAGGAVTLTVQGFVRLTAAERVAVTEEAERLLRIVAPGADHDVRFGEFTD; encoded by the coding sequence ATGGCCCCGAAGACACCACCCGTGCTCGGCCCCCGAGCCCTCGGTCGCGCGACCCTCGCCCGTCAGCTGCTGCTGCGCCGCGACCCGGGGAACCGGATGACCGCCGAAGCGGCCGTCGAGCATCTGATCGGGCTCCAGGCGCAGAACGTCAGACCCCCGTACCATGCGCTCGCCGCCCGGCTGCACGGCTTCCGCCCGCAGGAGCTGTCGGGACCCATGGAGTCCCGCGCGGTGGCGCGCATGGTCACGATGCGTTCCACCATCCACACCCACAGTGCGCACGACTGCCTCACCCTGCGGTCCTTCGCGCAGCCCGGCGGACCCGAGCGCGAACTGCGGATGTTCACGAAGCGACTCGACGGAATCGATCCGGACCGGCTCGCCGCCGTGGGCCGGGAACTGCTCGAGGAACGGCCCCGGCCGGTCGGGGAACTCCGCGCGGCGCTGCTCGAACGGTGGCCGGACGCCGATCCGCTCGCGCTCACCACGGCCGTGCGCTGCATGCTGCCGCTGGTGCAGACGACGCCCCGGGGACTGTGGGGCAGGAGCGGACAGGTCACGCTCACCACCGCGGAGAAGTGGTTCGGCCGGCCCGTCGGTCCGGCTCCCGAGCCCGAGGCGGTCGTACGGCGCTATCTCGCCGCCTTCGGGCCGGCCTCGGTCAAGGACATGCAGGCCTGGTCCGGGCTGACGCGGCTCAAGGGGGCGTTCGAGCGACTGCGCCCCGAGCTCGTGACCTTCCAGGACGACAAGGGCGTCGAGCTCTTCGATCTCCCGGAAGCGCCCCGGCCCGACCCGGACACCCCCGCGCCGCCGCGTCTGCTCCCCGAGTTCGACAACCTCCTGCTCTCGCACGGGGACCGTTCGCGCTTCGTGCCGCACGCCTTCAAGGACCGTACGTGGAAGGGGAACCAGGCCCACTGCGTCCTCCTGGTCGACGGTCGCGTGGCCGGGATCTGGAGGACCGAGGAGCGGAAGGGGAGCGGCGGACGGACGACGGTCCGTGGTGGGGAGGCGGGCGGTGCCGTGACGCTCACCGTGCAGGGCTTCGTCCGGCTCACGGCGGCGGAGCGCGTGGCCGTGACCGAGGAGGCGGAACGCCTGCTGAGGATCGTCGCTCCGGGGGCCGACCACGACGTGCGTTTCGGGGAGTTCACGGACTGA
- a CDS encoding hemolysin family protein, translated as MTEVLLLLVALALTLACAVFVAAEFSLTTVERGELERAARSGDRGAESALKAVKRLTLQLSGAQLGITVTSLVIGMLAEPSVSALLRGPLEAAGLPQGAVPTVSTLLGVAISTVVLMVVGELVPKNWAISRPLAVARVVAGPQRGFTAAFGPLIHHLNNTANRLVRRFGLEPAEELASARTPEELIALVRHSAREGAIEADSAELFVRTLHLGELTAENVMTPRVDVRALEVHATAADAANLTLATGLSRFPVYRDSLDEVIGTVHIRDVLALDEDKRPLTPIADLATAPLLVPHSLPVDKLLGRLRRARTMAVIIDEYGGTAGVATVEDIVEEVVGEVRDEHDPHETPDLAPAEPALDGRPVWDADGSVRVDQLREIGFAAPDGPYETLAGLIAARLERIPTTADRLDVDGWQLAVLHTEHHRADRVRVTAPAAESVEETR; from the coding sequence GTGACCGAAGTGCTCCTGCTGCTCGTGGCCCTGGCGCTCACGCTGGCCTGCGCCGTGTTCGTCGCGGCCGAGTTCTCCCTCACCACCGTCGAGCGCGGTGAGCTGGAGCGTGCGGCCCGGTCCGGCGACCGGGGCGCCGAGAGCGCCCTCAAGGCCGTGAAGCGCCTCACCCTCCAGCTGTCCGGTGCCCAGCTGGGCATCACCGTGACCTCACTGGTGATCGGCATGCTCGCCGAGCCGTCCGTCTCGGCACTGCTGCGCGGCCCCCTCGAGGCGGCCGGACTGCCCCAGGGCGCCGTGCCGACCGTGTCGACGCTCCTCGGCGTCGCGATCTCGACCGTCGTCCTGATGGTGGTCGGCGAGCTCGTCCCCAAGAACTGGGCGATCTCGCGCCCGCTCGCCGTGGCCAGGGTCGTGGCCGGGCCGCAGCGCGGTTTCACCGCCGCCTTCGGACCGCTGATCCACCACCTGAACAACACGGCGAACCGGCTGGTGCGCCGCTTCGGGCTGGAGCCCGCCGAGGAGCTGGCGTCCGCCCGTACCCCCGAGGAACTGATCGCGCTCGTGCGGCACTCGGCACGCGAAGGCGCCATCGAGGCCGACTCGGCCGAGCTGTTCGTCCGCACCCTGCACCTGGGCGAGCTCACCGCGGAGAACGTCATGACGCCCCGCGTCGACGTCCGCGCCCTCGAAGTGCACGCCACGGCGGCCGACGCGGCGAACCTCACCCTCGCCACCGGTCTCTCCCGCTTCCCGGTCTACCGGGACAGCCTCGACGAGGTCATCGGCACCGTGCACATCCGCGACGTCCTCGCCCTGGACGAGGACAAGCGTCCCCTGACGCCGATAGCCGACCTGGCGACCGCGCCCCTGCTGGTGCCGCACTCGCTGCCCGTGGACAAGCTCCTCGGCCGGCTGCGCAGGGCCCGCACCATGGCCGTGATCATCGACGAGTACGGGGGCACCGCGGGTGTCGCCACCGTCGAGGACATCGTCGAGGAGGTCGTCGGCGAGGTCCGCGACGAGCACGACCCCCACGAGACGCCCGACCTGGCGCCCGCCGAGCCGGCGCTCGACGGCCGCCCGGTGTGGGACGCCGACGGCAGCGTCCGCGTCGACCAGCTCCGGGAGATCGGCTTCGCGGCGCCCGACGGCCCCTACGAGACCCTGGCCGGACTGATCGCCGCCCGGCTGGAGCGCATCCCGACCACCGCCGACCGTCTCGACGTCGACGGCTGGCAGCTGGCCGTGCTCCACACCGAGCACCACCGCGCCGACCGCGTCCGCGTCACCGCCCCCGCGGCCGAGAGCGTGGAGGAGACCCGATGA